From Rhodohalobacter mucosus:
TTGCGGAATCAGCGTGCCTGCAGGAACACATCCGAACGGACTTCCGGTGGGTATTCAGTTTATGGGCAACAGTTTCCGAGAAACCGATATTCTGCAGGCTGCAAGAAGAGTGGAAATGATAAACGGAGCCGGATCGTGACAAGTGACGAGCGACTGACAGGTAAGCAGGTACTGATAACCGGCGCAACAGCCGGAATCGGAGAAGCAGCTGCCCATCATTTCGCGCGGGCAGGATGCAGCCTCATATTGACAGGCCGCAGAAAAAACAGGCTGGAATCCATAAAGAGTGAGATTGAAAGTACTTTCGGGACAGAGGTGCAGATCTTCAGTTTTGACATCAGAAACAGGCAAGCATGCAGGTCGTTTGTTGAAAGCATTACCGCGGAGGTCGATATACTGGTGAACAATGCTGGCCTGGCATCGGGCCTTGATCCGATCGACAGCGCCGATTTTGACGACTGGGATGCGATGATCGACACCAACGTAAAAGGATTGCTCAATATGATGCGTTTGATCGGCCCGGCCATGAGAAAACGCAACAGCGGGCATATCATTAATATTGGTTCCATTGCAGGTCACGAAGCCTATGCCAATGGGTCTGTATACTGCGGAA
This genomic window contains:
- a CDS encoding SDR family NAD(P)-dependent oxidoreductase, coding for MTSDERLTGKQVLITGATAGIGEAAAHHFARAGCSLILTGRRKNRLESIKSEIESTFGTEVQIFSFDIRNRQACRSFVESITAEVDILVNNAGLASGLDPIDSADFDDWDAMIDTNVKGLLNMMRLIGPAMRKRNSGHIINIGSIAGHEAYANGSVYCGTKHAVKAITQAAKMDFHGTNVRVSAVSPGLVDTEFSEVRFHGDTEKARGVYDGMQPLTADDIAEIILFTASRPAHVNIMDTIVLPVDQSSSTMVHRNS